From Canis lupus familiaris isolate Mischka breed German Shepherd chromosome 16, alternate assembly UU_Cfam_GSD_1.0, whole genome shotgun sequence, one genomic window encodes:
- the LOC475522 gene encoding serine protease 58-like: MKFILFWALLNLSVALAYDPDYQHGTAPPYLVYLKSDYLPCVGALVHPLWVITAAHCNLPKLRVILGITNPSNPDEKDVQVVGYERMIHHPRFSVTAIENDLMLIKLRENIELNDYVKVVSLPEEPVREEAMCMVSTWAYNLCDDSKEPDSPQSVNISVIYRDECLDAYKTQRIQENMLCLGIVPGRRLPCKEVTAAPAVCNGVLQGILTFLDGCVLRADVGIYTNIFKYMSWIRNTIRDN; encoded by the exons ATGAAGTTTATCCTCTTCTGGGCTCTTTTGAACCTATCTG TTGCTCTGGCCTATGATCCAGATTACCAACATGGCACTGCTCCCCCCTACCTGGTCTATTTGAAATCTGATTACTTGCCCTGTGTTGGGGCTCTGGTCCACCCCCTTTGGGTGATCACAGCTGCACATTGCAACTTACC AAAACTTCGGGTGATATTAGGGATTACAAATCCATCAAATCCTGATGAAAAGGATGTACAAGTTGTTGGCTATGAGAGGATGATCCATCATCCACGCTTCTCAGTTACTGCTATTGAGAATGACCTCATGTTAATCAAgctgagagaaaatattgaaCTCAATGACTATGTGAAAGTGGTCAGTCTGCCTGAAGAACCTGTCCGTGAGGAAGCCATGTGCATGGTCTCCACGTGGGCCTACAATCTATGTGATGACT CCAAGGAGCCCGACTCACCACAGAGCGTGAACATATCCGTAATCTACAGGGATGAGTGCCTCGATGCCTATAAAACCCAAAGGATCCAAGAAAATATGCTGTGTCTGGGCATTGTGCCAGGAAGGAGGCTGCCCTGCAAG GAAGTCACAGCCGCCCCAGCAGTCTGCAATGGGGTACTTCAAGGAATATTGACTTTTTTAGATGGATGTGTTTTGAGAGCTGATGTTGGAATCTACACCAACATCTTTAAATACATGTCCTGGATTAGAAATACAATCAGAGACAACTGA